The following proteins come from a genomic window of Lachnoclostridium phytofermentans ISDg:
- a CDS encoding ABC transporter permease: protein MKGANIIFKKEMKRIFQDKKMIFSLFILPAIIIIGMYSLIGVMMNRMVDDIKKHESIVYIQNMPKEYESLLKTSGFLEVAKVTYLTKESSVKEYENKILKESIDLLVSFENNFNNSVASYEKSGDVIPKVTLFYNTTGKYSTEAESNFRTLVLEPLQQQLLAKRLGNLEVLQVFQIAEKVIVDADKQNGQFLAMLLPYMITFMLFVGAMSLGVDAITGEKERQTMAKLLLTPINRSEIVLGKLSSLAVLSSISAVVYAISMIIAMPMMEGNMGSQGGAISVRFGVTQVVALFITMIVMVYLYVGLVALVSVFAKTAKEASSYISPLYIVIIVAGMLTMFQGGIEKPLYHYAIPVYGNSLAIQNIMTNELTLAQFLISSCSTLILAILVTIAIAKAFNNEKIMFNA, encoded by the coding sequence ATGAAGGGTGCTAATATTATTTTTAAAAAAGAAATGAAACGCATTTTTCAAGATAAAAAGATGATATTTAGCTTATTTATACTTCCTGCAATCATTATTATCGGAATGTATTCGTTAATTGGGGTAATGATGAATCGGATGGTTGATGATATTAAAAAGCATGAATCTATCGTCTATATTCAAAACATGCCAAAGGAATATGAGAGTTTACTAAAAACTTCAGGATTTTTAGAGGTTGCTAAGGTTACCTATCTTACCAAAGAAAGTTCCGTTAAGGAATATGAAAATAAGATCTTAAAGGAGTCAATTGATTTATTGGTATCCTTTGAGAACAACTTTAATAATTCAGTGGCATCTTATGAGAAATCAGGCGATGTTATTCCTAAGGTAACACTATTTTATAATACTACAGGGAAGTACTCTACAGAGGCTGAGAGCAATTTTCGAACTTTGGTGCTAGAGCCACTACAACAACAGTTATTAGCGAAGCGTTTGGGTAATCTTGAAGTTTTGCAGGTATTTCAGATTGCAGAGAAGGTAATTGTAGATGCAGATAAACAAAATGGACAGTTTTTAGCGATGCTGTTACCATATATGATAACATTTATGCTATTTGTCGGTGCTATGAGCCTTGGTGTAGATGCCATTACTGGTGAAAAAGAACGCCAAACGATGGCGAAACTCTTATTAACACCGATTAACAGAAGTGAGATTGTTTTAGGTAAATTAAGCTCTCTTGCTGTGCTATCCAGTATTTCTGCCGTAGTATATGCCATTTCCATGATTATAGCGATGCCGATGATGGAAGGGAATATGGGCTCACAGGGGGGGGCGATTAGTGTACGATTTGGAGTGACGCAGGTAGTAGCGTTATTCATAACTATGATTGTTATGGTCTATTTGTATGTCGGATTGGTTGCCCTTGTTAGTGTATTTGCAAAGACAGCGAAGGAGGCAAGCTCCTACATATCGCCACTTTATATCGTAATCATTGTGGCCGGTATGCTGACAATGTTTCAAGGAGGAATAGAAAAGCCTCTTTATCATTATGCAATTCCGGTATATGGTAACTCACTCGCAATTCAAAATATTATGACAAATGAACTTACACTAGCTCAATTTCTCATATCCAGCTGTTCTACGTTAATCCTTGCAATTCTTGTAACGATAGCAATTGCAAAAGCGTTTAATAATGAAAAGATAATGTTTAATGCATAA
- a CDS encoding ArsR/SmtB family transcription factor has protein sequence MLEKKETSMPLEQSQLHNHDGSLTKLLHDIPQEHEFLMAAEVFNQLSDGTRLRILWLLCHSEECVNDIAAAVRMTAPAVSHHLKTLKQNGIIKSRRLGKEVLYTLEDTPKAILIHKMVDSIFEINCHTSR, from the coding sequence ATGTTAGAGAAAAAAGAAACTTCAATGCCACTGGAACAATCTCAATTGCATAATCATGACGGAAGTCTTACGAAGCTATTGCACGACATTCCACAGGAGCATGAATTCTTAATGGCTGCAGAGGTTTTTAATCAACTAAGTGATGGCACAAGACTTCGAATTCTTTGGCTATTATGCCATAGCGAAGAGTGTGTAAACGATATAGCGGCTGCAGTTCGTATGACAGCACCTGCAGTATCACATCATTTAAAAACTTTAAAACAGAATGGGATTATTAAGAGTAGAAGACTAGGAAAAGAGGTCTTATATACATTAGAAGATACGCCAAAGGCAATCTTAATTCACAAGATGGTGGATAGCATCTTTGAGATCAATTGTCATACTTCAAGATAG
- a CDS encoding TrkA C-terminal domain-containing protein produces MEEQRKNKNAIPRYQQIAVEIASRIASEEYKVGDKIYARSSIAGQYGVSPETARRAICVLCDLEIVTSEKGSGVTIKSTENAIKFIKQYNKRQTIDTIKDNIQQSIIRQRTEMEVMNQHLTELISASEHFRSLNPFMPFEILITKECVFLGKTVAELQFWQHTGATVIAIRRGDETMVSPGPYTHIKEHDILYFITQDDAPYRVKIFLYPNTTE; encoded by the coding sequence ATGGAGGAACAGAGGAAGAATAAGAATGCAATCCCTAGGTATCAGCAGATTGCAGTGGAGATAGCATCAAGGATCGCAAGTGAAGAATATAAAGTCGGAGATAAGATATATGCTCGTTCTTCTATTGCAGGGCAGTATGGAGTTTCTCCGGAAACTGCCAGAAGAGCTATTTGTGTTTTGTGTGACTTAGAGATTGTAACATCTGAAAAAGGTAGCGGTGTTACAATTAAGTCAACTGAAAATGCGATAAAGTTTATTAAGCAGTACAACAAACGCCAAACGATTGATACAATCAAAGATAATATCCAACAAAGTATTATAAGGCAGAGAACGGAAATGGAAGTTATGAACCAACATTTGACGGAACTTATTTCTGCTTCTGAGCATTTTCGTTCGTTAAATCCTTTTATGCCATTTGAAATACTGATTACGAAAGAGTGTGTCTTTCTTGGTAAAACGGTAGCAGAATTACAATTTTGGCAGCATACTGGCGCTACTGTGATAGCAATTCGTCGAGGGGATGAAACCATGGTTTCGCCTGGTCCATATACTCATATTAAAGAGCATGATATCCTATATTTTATTACACAGGATGATGCTCCGTATCGAGTTAAAATTTTTTTATATCCAAATACAACGGAATAG
- a CDS encoding ABC transporter ATP-binding protein — protein sequence MIKFTNITKSFKSNKILKDVTFNIDTGNLVAIIGESGCGKTTLLKMINRLIKPTSGSISIDGEDILSLDEVSLRRKIGYVIQQTGLFPHMTIKENIEIIPKILKVDSAEIMENTKKLMNMVGLDYENFIDRYPSELSGGQQQRVGVARAFANNPDIILMDEPFSALDPMTRSDLQDELVELQSKLKKTIVFVTHDMDEAIKIADKICIMREGRVLQYDTPENILKNPVDDYVSNFVGKNRIWSSPEFIKVHDFMMNKPVTATKDLSILKCIDKMRQKKVDSLLIINPDNHHLHGILKASQIRSIGDRTQSAENFMVTDFPTLNPDNTIVDALKLVTEQKVSTIPVTKEDGYLVGLVTRGNLVTTLSQQYYNGDEEVDV from the coding sequence ATGATTAAATTTACTAACATAACAAAAAGTTTTAAGTCTAATAAAATACTAAAGGATGTTACTTTCAACATTGATACTGGTAACTTAGTGGCAATCATTGGTGAAAGTGGTTGTGGAAAAACAACATTGCTAAAAATGATAAATCGACTCATCAAGCCAACGAGTGGCTCTATTTCAATTGATGGTGAAGATATTCTATCTTTAGATGAGGTATCGTTACGAAGGAAGATTGGTTATGTAATTCAGCAAACAGGATTATTTCCACATATGACGATTAAAGAAAATATAGAGATTATACCAAAGATTCTTAAAGTAGATTCTGCAGAAATTATGGAAAATACAAAGAAATTGATGAACATGGTAGGCCTTGATTATGAGAATTTTATTGACCGATATCCATCAGAATTAAGTGGAGGACAGCAGCAAAGAGTTGGTGTGGCGAGGGCCTTTGCTAATAACCCTGATATTATATTAATGGATGAGCCATTTTCTGCACTTGATCCGATGACGAGGTCTGATCTACAAGATGAATTAGTAGAATTACAATCTAAGTTAAAGAAAACGATAGTTTTTGTTACACATGATATGGACGAAGCGATAAAGATAGCAGATAAGATATGTATTATGAGAGAAGGACGCGTACTTCAATACGACACGCCAGAAAATATCTTAAAAAATCCAGTTGATGATTATGTCTCAAACTTCGTAGGTAAAAACCGAATTTGGTCTTCTCCGGAATTTATCAAAGTGCATGACTTTATGATGAATAAACCAGTTACAGCAACAAAAGATCTCTCAATTTTAAAATGTATTGATAAAATGCGCCAAAAAAAGGTTGATAGCCTTCTAATTATTAATCCAGATAATCATCATTTGCATGGCATTTTGAAAGCTAGCCAGATAAGGAGTATTGGAGATAGGACACAATCTGCAGAAAACTTCATGGTTACAGACTTCCCAACATTAAATCCCGATAATACCATAGTTGATGCATTAAAGTTAGTAACAGAACAAAAAGTTTCAACAATTCCAGTTACCAAAGAGGATGGATATTTGGTTGGTTTAGTAACTCGTGGTAATTTAGTTACCACACTAAGTCAGCAGTACTATAACGGTGATGAGGAGGTGGATGTATGA
- a CDS encoding ABC transporter permease/substrate-binding protein, with amino-acid sequence MNFIEYITNNYEQILRLLLEHIKLTAISVGFAILIGVPLGILISYAKRVSKPILMVANIIQAIPSMALLGFMIPFLGIGMVPAIVAVILYSLLPIIKNTYTGIDNINPQTLEAAKGIGLTPFQVLTKVQIPLALPVIMAGVRIASVTAVGLMTMAAFIGAGGLGHLVFSGIRTVNNNQILAGAIPACLLALLVDFLLGLVEQLVAPISLQKGENNVKKKKRGIQKGILAGAVFAIIAIFVFTAKGTNANNQKVITIGSKDFTEQAILGNLVADLIEGNTDIKVNRKLDLGGTQVCFSALNKGEIDMYVEYSGTAYLSALGHTEKKDKDQVFDIVKDEFKSKYNIDVLKQMNFNNTYALAVTKEAAAKYQLKNISDLAKIAQTMKSGTTFEFLNREDGLPGLQKEYGFTIGETVAIDGAPRYTALVNKDVDIIDAFTTDGLLKKFGLAVLEDDKAFFPPYYAMPIVRSESLEQHPEIIPLLEELGDVLTNDIMLELNYQVDELQKSPEAVAKEFLKNQNLIPSK; translated from the coding sequence ATGAACTTCATAGAATATATTACAAATAATTACGAGCAAATATTAAGACTTCTATTGGAGCATATAAAACTTACCGCAATTTCTGTTGGTTTTGCCATATTGATAGGGGTACCGTTAGGAATATTAATCTCTTATGCAAAAAGGGTGAGTAAGCCAATTTTAATGGTAGCAAACATAATACAAGCAATTCCTAGTATGGCATTGCTAGGCTTTATGATTCCATTTTTAGGGATTGGTATGGTTCCAGCAATAGTAGCTGTTATCTTGTATTCTCTCTTACCTATCATTAAAAACACATATACTGGAATCGATAATATCAATCCACAAACATTGGAAGCTGCAAAAGGTATTGGATTAACCCCGTTTCAGGTGTTGACCAAGGTTCAAATACCTCTTGCATTACCGGTTATTATGGCAGGTGTAAGAATTGCTTCTGTAACTGCAGTCGGCTTAATGACTATGGCTGCCTTTATAGGTGCAGGAGGACTAGGGCATCTTGTCTTTTCAGGAATTAGAACAGTAAATAACAATCAGATCTTAGCTGGAGCGATCCCTGCATGTTTACTTGCATTATTAGTTGACTTCTTGCTTGGACTTGTTGAGCAGTTGGTAGCACCGATTAGTTTGCAAAAAGGTGAAAATAACGTGAAAAAGAAAAAGCGTGGTATACAAAAAGGCATTCTTGCAGGAGCAGTATTTGCTATTATAGCCATTTTTGTTTTTACTGCAAAAGGAACAAATGCAAATAATCAAAAAGTTATTACGATAGGCTCCAAAGATTTTACAGAGCAGGCTATCCTTGGTAATCTTGTTGCAGATCTTATTGAAGGCAATACGGATATTAAAGTGAATAGAAAGCTTGACCTTGGTGGAACGCAAGTTTGTTTCTCAGCTTTAAACAAAGGTGAGATTGATATGTATGTAGAATATAGTGGAACAGCATATTTAAGTGCCTTAGGTCATACAGAAAAGAAAGATAAAGACCAGGTATTTGATATTGTAAAAGATGAATTCAAATCAAAGTATAATATTGATGTTCTAAAACAGATGAATTTCAATAATACCTATGCATTAGCGGTAACGAAAGAGGCCGCAGCGAAGTACCAACTTAAGAATATAAGTGATTTAGCAAAAATTGCCCAAACGATGAAATCTGGTACAACTTTTGAATTCTTAAACCGAGAAGATGGATTACCTGGCTTACAAAAGGAATATGGATTTACCATTGGAGAAACCGTTGCAATAGATGGGGCTCCAAGATACACGGCACTTGTAAATAAAGATGTGGACATAATAGATGCTTTTACTACAGATGGGTTATTAAAAAAATTCGGATTAGCTGTGTTAGAAGATGATAAAGCATTCTTCCCACCTTACTATGCTATGCCAATTGTTCGTTCGGAGAGCTTAGAACAACACCCAGAGATAATACCACTCCTAGAAGAGTTAGGGGATGTATTAACGAATGATATTATGCTTGAACTAAATTATCAGGTGGATGAGCTGCAAAAAAGCCCTGAAGCTGTAGCAAAGGAATTTTTGAAGAATCAAAATTTAATTCCTTCAAAATAA
- a CDS encoding cation transporter, with protein sequence MKKVVKLENLDCANCAAKMEDGISKIAGVEKVTVSFLMQKMTIVASEEQMEDILNQAEKIIHKLEPDVVIK encoded by the coding sequence ATGAAAAAAGTAGTTAAACTAGAAAATTTAGATTGCGCAAATTGTGCAGCAAAGATGGAGGATGGAATCTCTAAAATTGCAGGAGTAGAGAAGGTTACAGTAAGCTTTCTTATGCAGAAGATGACAATAGTTGCATCAGAGGAACAGATGGAAGACATTTTAAATCAAGCAGAGAAAATTATTCATAAACTTGAACCAGATGTCGTGATAAAATAA
- a CDS encoding heavy metal translocating P-type ATPase, with translation MKKHKKNLIRIIISTAIFLLAILLPLPKIVTLILYIAAYLLIGYDVLWNAFRNVIRGHVLDENFLMSIATIGAFAIAKYDESIFVMLFYQVGELFQSYAVAQSRKSITALMDIRPDYANLVKDGEIQVVDPEEVMPGDHILIKPGEKIPLDGKIVVGQTSINTSALTGESLPRESSVGDEVISGCINLNGTIEVEVTKEFEESTVSKILELVESASDRKAKSEAFITKFAKYYTPTVVIFAVLLAVIPPIFVPGALFSDWLYRALIFLVVSCPCALVISIPLGFFGGIGGASKKGILIKGSNYLESLSKVTAIAFDKTGTLTKGNFVVHDIVTDSLSKDELLEVAALAESHSSHPIATSIREAFGKELSMDRIREVQEVAGFGISAIVDGKQVFAGNRKMMAEQNIEVKQLSENIPIGTTIHIAIDGNYAGYLEIRDEIKSTSKAAIEDLRHSGVHSLVMLTGDAKVVGEAIAKELNLDHAYTELLPADKVEKFEEMLAKRGEKDQLAFVGDGINDAPVLARADIGIAMGGLGSDAAIEAADVVIMDDDPEKLVTAIRIARKTLRIVKQNIIFALAVKGIILILGAAGLSNMWEAVFADVGVSVIAILNSIRALKE, from the coding sequence ATGAAAAAGCATAAAAAAAATTTAATTCGAATTATCATCAGTACTGCAATATTCTTATTGGCAATCCTCTTGCCATTACCTAAGATTGTAACCTTAATATTATATATTGCCGCTTATTTACTCATTGGCTATGATGTTTTATGGAATGCGTTTCGAAATGTAATCAGGGGGCATGTTTTGGATGAGAACTTTCTCATGTCAATCGCAACCATAGGTGCATTTGCAATTGCTAAATATGATGAGAGTATTTTTGTTATGCTATTTTATCAGGTAGGAGAACTTTTTCAGTCCTATGCAGTTGCGCAGTCTCGTAAGTCCATTACAGCACTTATGGATATACGACCAGATTATGCGAATTTAGTAAAGGATGGAGAAATCCAAGTAGTAGACCCAGAAGAGGTTATGCCGGGAGATCATATCTTAATTAAACCTGGTGAAAAGATTCCATTAGACGGTAAAATCGTGGTTGGCCAGACCTCCATTAATACCAGTGCCCTTACTGGTGAATCACTTCCAAGAGAATCTTCGGTAGGAGATGAAGTGATTAGTGGATGTATCAATTTAAATGGTACGATTGAGGTAGAAGTAACGAAGGAGTTTGAAGAGTCTACGGTTTCAAAAATTTTAGAGCTTGTAGAGAGTGCTAGTGACCGTAAGGCTAAGAGCGAAGCATTTATTACGAAATTTGCGAAGTATTATACTCCTACTGTTGTAATCTTTGCAGTGTTATTAGCAGTAATACCACCAATATTTGTGCCAGGTGCGTTATTTTCTGATTGGTTATATCGTGCTCTTATTTTCTTAGTTGTATCTTGTCCGTGTGCACTCGTAATCTCCATTCCGCTTGGATTTTTCGGTGGTATTGGAGGCGCTTCTAAGAAAGGGATCTTGATAAAGGGTAGTAATTATCTAGAGTCGCTATCGAAAGTTACAGCAATTGCATTTGATAAGACTGGTACCTTAACAAAGGGTAACTTTGTTGTCCATGATATTGTAACGGATTCCTTATCGAAAGATGAGTTACTAGAAGTGGCAGCTCTTGCAGAAAGTCATTCAAGCCATCCAATTGCAACATCGATTCGAGAAGCATTTGGAAAAGAACTATCTATGGATCGCATTCGTGAGGTACAAGAGGTTGCCGGATTTGGAATTTCTGCTATCGTAGACGGAAAGCAGGTTTTTGCAGGAAATAGGAAGATGATGGCAGAGCAAAATATCGAGGTTAAGCAGTTATCGGAAAACATTCCAATTGGAACAACGATTCATATTGCTATCGACGGTAATTATGCTGGTTATCTTGAAATTCGAGATGAGATTAAGTCAACAAGTAAGGCTGCAATAGAAGATTTGAGACACAGTGGAGTTCATTCACTCGTGATGTTAACAGGAGATGCTAAGGTTGTTGGTGAGGCTATTGCAAAAGAGCTTAACTTAGACCATGCATACACCGAGCTACTTCCAGCAGATAAGGTAGAAAAGTTTGAAGAGATGTTAGCAAAACGTGGTGAGAAAGACCAGCTTGCATTTGTTGGTGATGGTATTAACGATGCTCCGGTTCTTGCTAGAGCGGACATTGGAATTGCAATGGGTGGTCTTGGCTCGGATGCAGCGATTGAAGCAGCTGATGTTGTTATTATGGATGATGACCCAGAGAAGTTGGTAACAGCAATTAGAATTGCTCGTAAAACGCTTCGAATTGTAAAACAGAATATTATCTTTGCTCTTGCTGTGAAAGGTATTATCTTAATCCTTGGTGCAGCTGGATTGTCAAATATGTGGGAAGCTGTATTTGCAGACGTTGGTGTCTCTGTAATTGCTATATTAAATTCCATCAGAGCCTTAAAAGAATAG
- a CDS encoding 8-oxo-dGTP diphosphatase, with protein MSRSEKAVFTNLCMITNGDEILVQERKNRDWPGVTFPGGHVEENESFVKSVIREVKEETGLSIKNPILCGIKQFQTRKKERYVVLFYKTDQFEGKLTSSDEGEVFFIPRTDLNKYVLAEDFDLMLKVFESEDLSECIYQKSGDEWVLELL; from the coding sequence ATGAGCAGAAGTGAAAAAGCGGTATTTACGAATTTGTGTATGATAACGAATGGTGATGAAATTTTAGTTCAAGAACGTAAGAATAGAGATTGGCCAGGAGTCACATTTCCAGGAGGACATGTTGAGGAAAATGAATCTTTTGTTAAGTCTGTAATCCGAGAAGTCAAAGAAGAGACCGGTCTAAGTATCAAGAATCCTATTTTATGCGGAATAAAACAATTTCAGACAAGAAAAAAGGAGCGGTATGTGGTCCTGTTTTATAAAACGGATCAGTTTGAAGGTAAGCTAACGTCCTCTGACGAGGGCGAGGTATTTTTTATACCACGTACCGACCTTAATAAGTATGTTTTAGCAGAGGATTTTGACCTTATGCTTAAAGTGTTTGAGTCAGAGGATTTAAGTGAATGTATTTATCAGAAATCAGGGGATGAGTGGGTATTAGAGTTACTATAG
- a CDS encoding alpha-hydroxy acid oxidase, translating to MENLRTGDSNQITRDYFDSLLVEMRHIDSVIPSTTLELYGERFDTPVMMAALSHLNKVRENGMVEMARGAYLANAVNWAGMGEEEELEAITATGAKTIKIIKPYADNKIIFRKIKHAQKCGALAVGMDVDHSFSGNGKYDNVLGHPMTSKSLDEIKEFVKSTDLPFIIKGVLSEQDALKCLEAGVKGIVVSHHHGIMNYAIPPLKILPRIAAIVNKQIPIFVDCGVASGMDVFKALALGATAVSAGRIIMDPLSKDGANGVKDTIIRMTEELAGVMARTCSCDMKHIDPSVIHNK from the coding sequence ATGGAGAATTTAAGAACAGGTGATTCGAACCAGATCACCAGAGATTATTTTGATTCATTGCTAGTTGAAATGAGACATATTGACTCAGTAATACCATCCACAACACTTGAGCTTTATGGGGAAAGATTTGATACCCCTGTTATGATGGCAGCTTTATCACACTTAAACAAGGTTCGAGAAAACGGTATGGTAGAGATGGCTAGAGGAGCTTATCTTGCAAATGCTGTGAATTGGGCTGGTATGGGGGAGGAAGAGGAACTAGAAGCAATTACAGCGACAGGGGCAAAAACAATTAAAATCATAAAACCTTATGCGGATAATAAGATTATTTTTCGAAAAATTAAACATGCCCAAAAATGTGGCGCATTGGCAGTCGGAATGGATGTAGATCATTCCTTTTCAGGAAATGGGAAGTATGACAATGTTCTGGGTCATCCAATGACTTCAAAATCCTTAGATGAGATTAAAGAGTTTGTTAAGTCAACGGACTTACCGTTCATAATAAAAGGTGTGCTTAGTGAACAAGATGCATTAAAATGTCTTGAAGCAGGAGTGAAAGGTATTGTAGTTTCACACCATCATGGAATCATGAATTATGCGATACCTCCACTAAAGATTCTTCCTAGAATTGCTGCTATCGTAAATAAGCAAATTCCAATTTTTGTGGATTGCGGTGTTGCTAGCGGAATGGATGTCTTTAAAGCGTTGGCGCTTGGTGCTACCGCAGTATCTGCAGGTAGGATAATAATGGATCCTTTATCAAAAGACGGTGCAAATGGTGTAAAGGATACTATTATAAGAATGACAGAAGAACTGGCTGGTGTTATGGCTCGAACTTGTTCTTGTGATATGAAGCATATTGACCCTTCTGTTATTCATAATAAGTAA
- a CDS encoding sugar phosphate isomerase/epimerase family protein has protein sequence MRIGGGLEKPYSNPEEWYQLVKELGYRAVLSPIDYRASQDEKKAYQQCVKEHDLIIGEVGAWKNAIAFDELERKEALTFCKNQLALAEELGANCCVNISGSRGELWDGCYKENYQSDTYALAVDSIREIIDAVKPTRTFYTIEPMPWMVPDSPDEYLKLIDDVDRKAFGVHLDFVNMINCPKRYVYHEEFIKECFEKLGPMIKSIHGKDVWMENKYTTLIHETMPGKGILNYQLITRLCEQLGPDTTLFVEHLPDFDSYKQAAGYVRQQAVLAGVSLP, from the coding sequence ATGAGAATTGGCGGTGGATTAGAGAAACCATATTCGAATCCCGAAGAATGGTATCAGCTAGTGAAGGAGCTTGGATACCGAGCAGTACTGTCACCCATTGATTATAGAGCGAGTCAGGACGAAAAGAAAGCGTATCAACAATGTGTGAAAGAGCATGATTTGATTATAGGTGAGGTTGGGGCATGGAAAAATGCAATCGCTTTCGATGAGTTAGAAAGAAAAGAGGCTCTTACCTTTTGTAAAAATCAATTGGCATTAGCAGAAGAACTAGGAGCAAACTGTTGCGTCAATATCTCTGGTAGTCGTGGTGAACTATGGGATGGCTGCTATAAGGAGAATTACCAGAGCGATACCTATGCTCTTGCTGTAGATAGTATTCGAGAGATTATCGATGCAGTAAAGCCGACGAGAACTTTCTATACAATTGAACCGATGCCATGGATGGTTCCAGATTCACCAGATGAATATTTGAAGTTAATTGACGATGTGGACCGTAAAGCATTTGGGGTACATCTTGATTTTGTCAACATGATAAATTGTCCTAAGCGTTATGTCTATCATGAAGAATTTATCAAAGAATGTTTTGAAAAGTTAGGGCCGATGATTAAGAGTATTCACGGGAAGGATGTATGGATGGAAAATAAATATACAACTCTTATTCATGAAACCATGCCGGGGAAAGGAATTCTGAATTATCAATTGATTACACGTTTATGTGAGCAGTTAGGGCCAGATACAACACTATTTGTAGAGCATTTACCGGATTTTGATAGTTATAAGCAAGCGGCAGGATATGTGCGTCAGCAAGCGGTGCTTGCAGGGGTGTCACTACCGTAA